In Hyphomicrobium denitrificans 1NES1, the genomic stretch CCGTCGTTGATGCGCCCCATCACTTTCATTACGACGCCGTACGGAACGCCTCTATCGCCGCGCACGAAAATCGTCTCGTCGTAACCGTTCTTCGCAATGGCCTTGAGCTTGGTCGCGAGGTCGTCGAGACTGATCTGCGTATCGCCGATGAAGACGTCACCGTTGACCTTCACCGTGACGGCGAGCGGTTCCTGCTTCGGCGTCGGAATCTGCTGTCCCTTCGCCTCCGGAAGGTCGACCGGAATGCCGACTTGCAGAAGCGGCGCGGCGACCATGAAAATGATCAAGAGCACAAGCATCACGTCGACCATCGGCGTGACGTTGATTTCGCTCATCGGCGCGTTGCGGCCGCGGCGTCTGCGACCGCGCCCACCGCCACCACCGCCTACTTTTATGCTTGCACCCATGTGATCAGGTCCTCACGTCGATCTGACGCGATACGATCGCGGCGAACTCGTCGGAAAAGGCGTAGAGACGCTGAGAGATCGCAGAGGAATCGGCGGAAAATTTGTTATAAAAAACGACGGCCGGAATAGCCGCCATAAGTCCGAGCGCGGTTGCAAAAAGCGCCTCTGCGATACCCGGCGCAACGACGGCAAGAGACGTATTCTTCGATACGGCGATCGACTGGAAACTCGTCATGATGCCCCAGACGGTGCCGAAAAGACCGACGAACGGCGCCGTCGAGCCGACGGTCGCGAGAAAGAGCAGACGGCGGTCGAGGCGCTCCATTTCGCGGCTGATCGTAACGTCCATCACCTTCTCGACGCGAAGCTGAATGCCGCCGAGGGCACGAATGTTGCCTTCGACGGAGCGCTTCCATTCGCGCATCGCGGCGACAAACAATGCAGCCATCGTGATCGTGCGTCCGCGCGAGAGATTTGCATAAAGC encodes the following:
- the tolQ gene encoding protein TolQ; this encodes MNPADVAQGVVAPVNAAGFSFIELFMQASIVVKIVMTGLGLASVWSWAIIFEKLLAFRRARVESDRFEQLFWSGQSLDELYANLSRGRTITMAALFVAAMREWKRSVEGNIRALGGIQLRVEKVMDVTISREMERLDRRLLFLATVGSTAPFVGLFGTVWGIMTSFQSIAVSKNTSLAVVAPGIAEALFATALGLMAAIPAVVFYNKFSADSSAISQRLYAFSDEFAAIVSRQIDVRT
- a CDS encoding ExbD/TolR family protein, whose translation is MGASIKVGGGGGGRGRRRRGRNAPMSEINVTPMVDVMLVLLIIFMVAAPLLQVGIPVDLPEAKGQQIPTPKQEPLAVTVKVNGDVFIGDTQISLDDLATKLKAIAKNGYDETIFVRGDRGVPYGVVMKVMGRINDGGFKKLSFVLDQEKGGT